Proteins encoded within one genomic window of Salipaludibacillus agaradhaerens:
- a CDS encoding LacI family DNA-binding transcriptional regulator: MATIKDIADRAGVSASTVSRVLNYDQSLSVAVETKKKIFEAAEELSYHKVRGRKSVERQIAFLHWVNEREELDDIYYMAIRFGIEKRAEASHVKLLKYDELNFENIEEDIEGIIAVGRFNPDQVSQLKKVSKKIVFVDSNPDEGVSDAVLVDFEWVTKLVIDYFLKKGFNDIGFIGGYETYKDTIAPIQDAREKYYRAYMAEKGKLNEAFIFVSKFSVESGYQLMKEAIEKLGDNLPEAFYVANDPLAIGCLRALHEAGISVPDRVSLIGVNDITVSKYVYPSLSSVKIYTELMGETAVDLILEKIEEKRKVAKKVYISNKLKIRQT, from the coding sequence ATGGCAACAATTAAAGATATTGCAGATAGAGCTGGCGTCTCAGCATCCACAGTATCAAGGGTCCTAAACTATGACCAATCATTATCTGTGGCAGTTGAAACGAAGAAAAAGATATTTGAAGCAGCTGAGGAGCTTTCTTATCACAAAGTAAGAGGGAGAAAATCAGTTGAAAGGCAGATTGCTTTTTTACACTGGGTCAACGAGCGGGAAGAACTAGATGACATATATTACATGGCTATTCGATTTGGTATAGAGAAGCGGGCGGAAGCGTCACATGTAAAGCTATTGAAATATGATGAGCTTAACTTTGAAAATATTGAAGAGGACATAGAGGGAATCATTGCTGTAGGGCGCTTTAATCCAGACCAAGTGTCTCAATTGAAAAAAGTGTCTAAAAAAATTGTATTTGTGGATTCTAACCCAGATGAGGGTGTGTCAGATGCAGTTCTCGTAGATTTTGAATGGGTGACAAAATTGGTCATTGATTACTTTCTGAAAAAAGGATTTAACGATATCGGATTTATCGGTGGATATGAAACGTATAAAGATACGATTGCTCCGATTCAAGACGCTCGTGAGAAGTATTATCGTGCTTATATGGCGGAAAAAGGGAAATTAAACGAAGCATTTATCTTTGTTTCCAAATTCTCAGTCGAATCAGGCTATCAATTAATGAAAGAAGCGATAGAAAAATTAGGTGATAACTTACCAGAGGCTTTTTATGTGGCTAACGACCCTTTAGCTATTGGGTGTTTACGTGCTTTGCACGAGGCAGGAATATCAGTTCCTGATAGGGTGAGCTTAATTGGTGTCAATGATATCACCGTTTCCAAATACGTCTATCCTTCTTTAAGCTCCGTCAAAATTTATACAGAGCTCATGGGTGAAACAGCAGTGGACTTAATTTTAGAAAAAATAGAAGAAAAGCGAAAAGTAGCAAAGAAAGTCTATATATCGAATAAGCTGAAAATTAGGCAAACGTAA
- a CDS encoding alpha-galactosidase, whose protein sequence is MGITYNEKDNTFHLQAKDTSYILNVREGGYLAHLYWGKKVEKYNGSNALRYFDRGFSPNPVGAGTDRTFSLDTLPQEYPSYGTTDFRNPAFQVELENGSTITDFRYQSHKILKGKPALEGLPSTYVETEDEAWTLEVLLTDTVIDLHATVTYTVFTNFNAITRSVRLQNKGNENMKIVKAASMNVDFHEADFDFVTLPGAHIRERYISRVPVREGVQSIESRRGASSHQQNPFMALVRKETDECHGEVFAFNFVYSGNFLGLVEVDQFQQTRVNMGINPFDFSWLLMPGDSFQAPEVVMVYADKGFNDMSNTFHKLYRTRLCRGDFRDKERPILINNWEATYFDFNENKIMEIAEQSKELGIELFVLDDGWFGKRDDDFTSLGDWVVDKDKLPNGMKHLAEKVEAMDMQFGLWFEPEMISEESDLYRKHPDWCIHVPGRGRSTGRSQLILDLSREEVCQNIIDQLTGILSNAPISYVKWDMNRHMTEIGSAALPANRQRETAHRYMLGLYKIMEELTTAFPHILFESCSGGGGRFDPGMLYYMPQVWTSDNTDAISRLKIQYGTSLVYPISTMGAHVSAVPNHQVHRTTTLKTRGHVAMSGNFGYELDVTELTESERKQVFQQTAFYKKNRALIQFGDFYRLKSPFNGNDAAWIFVSPNKEEAVFVYVTILAEPAPPFKKVKLAGLDESKSYHIEEINHDYNGDELMNIGLNIPLLEGDFQSIMWKLSAT, encoded by the coding sequence ATGGGAATTACTTATAACGAAAAAGACAACACGTTTCACTTACAGGCTAAAGATACTAGCTATATTTTAAATGTGCGAGAAGGTGGCTATCTAGCACATTTGTACTGGGGTAAGAAAGTGGAAAAGTATAACGGTTCGAATGCACTTCGCTATTTTGATAGAGGATTTTCGCCAAACCCTGTTGGAGCAGGAACAGATCGTACTTTCTCGCTAGACACGTTACCACAAGAATACCCTAGTTATGGCACTACGGACTTTCGCAATCCAGCTTTTCAGGTGGAATTGGAAAACGGTTCTACGATTACGGATTTCCGTTACCAATCCCATAAAATCTTAAAAGGTAAGCCAGCATTAGAAGGATTACCTTCCACTTATGTTGAGACGGAAGACGAGGCTTGGACGCTTGAAGTTTTACTGACTGATACAGTCATTGATTTGCATGCAACGGTCACTTATACAGTGTTTACTAACTTTAATGCGATAACAAGATCTGTTCGTTTACAAAATAAAGGCAATGAAAATATGAAGATAGTAAAAGCGGCTAGCATGAATGTAGATTTTCATGAAGCTGATTTTGATTTTGTGACATTGCCGGGGGCCCATATTAGAGAACGCTACATTTCAAGAGTGCCAGTTAGAGAAGGTGTTCAATCAATAGAAAGCCGTAGGGGAGCTAGCAGTCATCAACAAAACCCTTTCATGGCTTTAGTAAGAAAAGAAACGGATGAATGTCATGGTGAGGTTTTCGCCTTTAACTTTGTTTATAGCGGAAATTTCTTAGGTTTAGTTGAAGTTGATCAATTTCAACAGACACGTGTCAATATGGGGATAAACCCTTTTGACTTTTCTTGGCTTTTAATGCCGGGAGACTCATTTCAAGCACCAGAAGTGGTGATGGTATATGCAGATAAAGGATTCAATGACATGTCAAATACGTTTCATAAACTTTACAGAACAAGACTTTGTAGAGGGGATTTCCGTGATAAAGAACGTCCTATATTAATTAACAACTGGGAAGCCACTTATTTTGATTTTAATGAAAATAAAATAATGGAAATTGCAGAACAGAGCAAGGAATTGGGTATTGAATTGTTTGTCCTTGATGATGGTTGGTTTGGAAAGCGGGATGATGATTTTACCTCGTTAGGTGACTGGGTTGTAGATAAAGATAAGCTCCCTAATGGTATGAAGCATTTAGCTGAAAAAGTTGAAGCGATGGATATGCAGTTTGGTCTTTGGTTTGAACCAGAAATGATTTCAGAAGAGAGTGACTTATATCGGAAACATCCTGATTGGTGCATCCATGTTCCAGGTCGAGGCCGCTCTACTGGACGTAGTCAGCTTATTTTAGACCTTTCTCGTGAAGAGGTGTGTCAAAATATTATCGACCAACTAACAGGCATTCTTTCAAATGCCCCAATCAGTTATGTGAAGTGGGATATGAATCGGCACATGACAGAAATCGGTTCAGCCGCTTTGCCTGCTAACCGACAAAGAGAGACAGCTCATCGTTATATGCTTGGTTTGTATAAGATCATGGAAGAATTAACAACAGCGTTTCCGCATATTCTCTTTGAAAGTTGTTCAGGTGGGGGAGGGCGTTTTGATCCGGGAATGCTCTATTACATGCCACAAGTGTGGACGAGTGATAATACAGATGCTATCTCGCGCTTGAAGATACAATATGGCACAAGCTTAGTTTATCCTATCAGTACAATGGGAGCGCATGTGTCAGCAGTACCCAATCATCAAGTACATCGTACCACAACGTTAAAGACGAGAGGTCATGTGGCCATGTCTGGAAATTTTGGATACGAATTAGATGTGACAGAATTAACAGAGAGTGAGCGAAAGCAGGTTTTTCAGCAAACGGCTTTTTATAAAAAAAATCGTGCGTTAATTCAATTTGGTGACTTTTATCGTCTCAAAAGCCCCTTTAATGGGAATGATGCCGCATGGATATTTGTTTCACCTAACAAAGAAGAAGCTGTATTTGTTTATGTGACTATATTAGCAGAACCAGCACCGCCGTTTAAGAAGGTCAAACTTGCCGGATTAGATGAAAGTAAAAGCTATCACATTGAAGAGATTAATCACGATTATAATGGTGATGAGTTAATGAATATTGGATTAAACATCCCATTATTAGAAGGGGATTTCCAGAGTATAATGTGGAAGCTATCAGCGACTTAA
- a CDS encoding carbohydrate kinase family protein: protein MFDFDKRIELPHKENDVLAVGELLIDMISVDYDGDFAGKTFNKFFGGAPSNIAMNITKLGGHSIVASAVGQDGLGRYLINHLKEAGMDANYIQEVDCATSMVLVTKSKRSPSPIFYRDADMYLSYTPELEQALMASNIMHFSCWPISRVPVRQTIEKLIDLARKERKLICFDPNYHPMIWKKDEDGVAYIKSLIEKVDIIKPSEDDAERLFGKDTYDNHIAHFLRLGAKLVIMTLGKDGAIVSNGKETITLKSLATDVIDTTGAGDAFWSGFYTAIVKGYTIREALNLGSAVSAYKLKHEGAVVELPKLPVIKKVYGI from the coding sequence ATGTTTGATTTTGACAAAAGAATAGAGCTCCCTCATAAAGAAAATGATGTTTTGGCTGTTGGGGAGCTTCTTATTGATATGATATCGGTTGACTATGATGGGGATTTCGCTGGGAAGACGTTTAATAAATTTTTTGGAGGAGCCCCTTCAAATATTGCCATGAATATCACGAAGTTAGGAGGCCATTCAATTGTCGCCTCGGCTGTTGGACAGGATGGTTTAGGTCGGTATTTAATTAACCATTTAAAAGAAGCGGGGATGGATGCTAACTATATTCAGGAAGTGGATTGTGCTACGAGTATGGTATTAGTAACCAAAAGTAAAAGGAGTCCATCCCCTATCTTCTATCGAGATGCGGACATGTATTTATCGTATACTCCGGAGTTAGAACAGGCATTAATGGCGTCTAACATCATGCACTTTTCTTGTTGGCCTATCTCAAGGGTGCCTGTGAGACAGACGATTGAAAAACTAATTGATTTAGCAAGAAAAGAGCGCAAATTAATTTGTTTTGACCCTAATTATCATCCAATGATATGGAAAAAAGATGAAGATGGGGTTGCTTATATTAAATCACTCATTGAGAAAGTTGATATTATCAAACCTTCTGAAGATGATGCTGAAAGGTTATTTGGAAAAGATACGTATGACAATCACATCGCTCATTTTCTAAGACTAGGGGCAAAGCTTGTCATTATGACTCTTGGTAAGGATGGTGCTATCGTATCTAATGGAAAAGAGACGATAACGCTGAAATCGCTTGCTACAGATGTGATAGACACGACAGGTGCAGGAGATGCCTTTTGGTCAGGATTTTACACGGCTATCGTAAAAGGATATACGATTAGAGAAGCGTTAAATTTAGGTTCAGCAGTCAGTGCTTATAAGTTGAAGCATGAGGGTGCTGTTGTTGAACTGCCGAAGCTCCCTGTCATAAAAAAGGTTTATGGAATTTAG
- a CDS encoding glycoside hydrolase family 35 protein, whose translation MLLNRKDDTMLTTDKDQFLLNGEPFRILSGSIHYFRVVPGYWRDRLEKLKACGLNTVETYIPWNFHEPNKRDFRFEGMRDIEAFIKEADALGLYVILRPSPYICAEWEMGGLPAWLLKDRDMMLRCADPSYLQHVKEYYDVLLPKLATYQYSKGGPVIAFQIENEYGAYGNDKAYLKAIKRMYEAHGIQELLFTSDGPDMIKAGSLDNVLTTLNFGSKVKEAYEQLEDYKPGIPKLCAEFWIGWFDSWGNPHHTREADNTGDVFNDMLEAGGSVNFYMFHGGTNFHFYNGANHYQTYEPTITSYDYDALLTESGDITDKYRNVHEVLQNYHSQLEPLPTFKTERLGPQTIKMTRSVSIFDTLSSVSRRLQSKAPLSMEQADQAYGYMLYRTQVPGKGAYTIDLEPIRDRAYLYINGEFKKTFYRNDKIKEIKLDFPNEVNIFEIFVENMGRVNYGKYLKDRKGLIDNIWINNQYMFDWEMYAIELEDFSLDFSDQTETRFPKFYTGEVTLDHPKDTFINLDGWKKGNVFVNGFNLGRYWEVGPQKTLYLPGPLLVKGVNTLCVLELEGTATDHILFTDQPNLG comes from the coding sequence GTGCTGTTAAATAGAAAGGATGACACGATGCTCACAACAGATAAAGACCAATTTTTACTGAATGGCGAGCCGTTCAGAATTCTATCAGGTAGTATTCACTATTTTAGAGTGGTGCCCGGCTACTGGCGGGATCGTCTTGAAAAGCTAAAAGCTTGCGGTTTAAATACCGTGGAAACGTATATTCCTTGGAATTTTCATGAGCCTAACAAACGTGATTTTCGCTTTGAAGGTATGAGAGATATAGAAGCATTTATTAAGGAAGCTGATGCATTAGGATTGTATGTTATTTTACGTCCTTCTCCTTACATTTGTGCTGAATGGGAAATGGGAGGACTGCCGGCTTGGCTGCTAAAAGATAGGGATATGATGTTAAGGTGTGCTGACCCTAGCTATTTGCAACATGTAAAAGAGTATTACGATGTTCTTTTGCCTAAGCTAGCAACTTATCAATATTCTAAAGGTGGTCCTGTCATAGCCTTTCAAATAGAAAATGAGTATGGGGCCTATGGGAATGACAAAGCGTATTTGAAAGCTATTAAAAGAATGTATGAAGCGCACGGAATTCAAGAGTTATTATTTACATCCGATGGTCCTGATATGATAAAAGCTGGCTCACTCGATAATGTGTTAACGACATTGAATTTTGGGTCTAAAGTAAAAGAGGCATACGAGCAGCTCGAGGACTATAAACCAGGTATTCCTAAGCTGTGTGCAGAGTTTTGGATAGGTTGGTTTGACAGCTGGGGCAATCCTCATCATACACGAGAAGCTGATAATACTGGTGATGTATTCAATGACATGCTTGAAGCAGGTGGCTCGGTCAATTTTTACATGTTCCATGGTGGAACGAATTTCCATTTCTATAATGGCGCAAATCATTATCAAACATATGAACCTACAATTACGAGCTATGATTATGATGCCTTATTGACAGAGTCCGGTGATATAACAGATAAATACAGAAACGTGCATGAGGTTCTTCAGAACTACCATTCACAACTTGAACCGCTGCCAACGTTTAAGACAGAGAGGTTAGGGCCGCAAACGATTAAAATGACACGCTCCGTGAGTATTTTTGATACATTGTCGTCAGTTTCACGTCGATTACAGAGTAAAGCCCCACTTTCAATGGAACAGGCTGATCAAGCTTATGGTTATATGCTTTATCGAACACAAGTACCAGGCAAGGGGGCTTACACCATAGATTTAGAGCCTATTAGAGATCGTGCTTACCTTTATATTAATGGGGAATTTAAGAAAACGTTTTATAGGAATGATAAAATAAAGGAAATAAAGCTTGATTTTCCTAATGAAGTCAATATATTCGAGATTTTTGTAGAGAATATGGGCCGGGTCAATTATGGTAAGTATTTAAAGGATCGAAAAGGTTTAATTGATAACATATGGATTAATAATCAGTATATGTTTGACTGGGAGATGTACGCCATTGAGTTAGAGGATTTTTCATTAGATTTTTCAGATCAAACCGAGACGCGCTTTCCAAAGTTTTACACAGGGGAAGTTACGTTGGATCATCCGAAAGATACGTTTATTAATCTAGATGGCTGGAAAAAAGGAAATGTCTTTGTTAATGGTTTTAATTTAGGAAGATATTGGGAAGTTGGCCCTCAGAAAACGCTTTACTTGCCTGGTCCTTTACTTGTTAAAGGCGTAAATACACTATGTGTGCTTGAGTTGGAAGGAACAGCAACTGACCATATTTTATTTACAGACCAGCCGAATTTAGGATAA
- a CDS encoding carbohydrate ABC transporter permease, which translates to MKQKTKAQVMFGKVGMYVLLGIFLVISIFPFYWMLVGSTNSSDKMFTSPPTLSFGGQFMENLINLDNTVGIGRVLFNSLFVSGTYVVLALIVSSTAAYAFAKFDFKGRNVIFTILILSMMIPYQATLIPLFQMMSAYGLLNTYFALIAPQLCYPFAIFLMRQNFLAFPSELLESARLDGAGEFKIFLKIVLPSMKPALAATSIFLFMYQWNNFMWPLVAIRTQDMYTFPVALSTLSGVSYTDYGQMMMGISIATVPIMIFFLVLQRHFISGMLGSAVK; encoded by the coding sequence ATGAAACAAAAAACGAAAGCACAAGTGATGTTCGGTAAGGTTGGTATGTACGTATTATTGGGAATATTTCTCGTTATCTCAATCTTCCCATTCTATTGGATGTTGGTAGGTTCTACTAATAGCTCTGATAAAATGTTCACGAGTCCGCCGACACTTTCCTTTGGTGGGCAGTTTATGGAGAACTTAATTAATTTAGATAATACCGTTGGAATCGGAAGAGTACTGTTTAATTCGCTTTTTGTTTCTGGTACTTATGTTGTTTTAGCCCTTATCGTCAGCTCTACAGCAGCATATGCTTTTGCTAAATTTGACTTTAAGGGAAGAAATGTTATTTTCACGATTTTGATTTTGTCGATGATGATCCCTTATCAAGCCACATTAATTCCTCTCTTTCAAATGATGTCGGCTTATGGGTTATTAAATACGTATTTCGCGCTTATTGCGCCCCAATTATGCTATCCGTTTGCCATCTTCCTTATGAGACAAAATTTCCTTGCTTTTCCGAGTGAACTCCTGGAATCAGCTAGGTTAGATGGCGCCGGTGAATTTAAAATCTTTTTGAAGATCGTTCTTCCATCAATGAAGCCAGCATTAGCAGCTACATCTATTTTCTTATTTATGTATCAGTGGAACAATTTTATGTGGCCGCTTGTGGCTATTAGAACACAAGACATGTATACATTCCCTGTGGCGTTATCAACCTTAAGTGGTGTATCGTATACCGATTATGGACAAATGATGATGGGGATATCGATCGCCACTGTTCCAATTATGATTTTCTTTCTTGTTTTACAAAGACATTTTATATCAGGGATGCTAGGAAGTGCTGTTAAATAG
- a CDS encoding carbohydrate ABC transporter permease yields MNQTNRAPYFFIAPAVILFLLFTAYPILASLYLSFQRYEGGSYSFVGLANYSRLMGDSIFWTALSNTFIIFIFQVPIMLILAMILASVLNSQLLKLKGFFRVSFFLPAVTSLVAYSLLFSVMLQDNGLFNELLSYIGIGPIPWLSDATWAKVSIIMAMTWRWTGYNMIIFLAALQNIPEEMYEAASIDGAGKIRQFFSITIPNLKPIILFAGILSTIGTLQLFDEPFNLTSGGPGNATMTLGLYIYENGFEYFDFSYGSAVAYVVVVLVAVLSFVQFKFTGDKS; encoded by the coding sequence ATGAATCAGACGAATAGAGCACCGTACTTTTTTATAGCGCCAGCTGTTATATTATTTTTACTATTTACAGCTTACCCTATATTAGCCTCCCTTTATTTAAGTTTTCAACGTTATGAAGGGGGGAGCTACTCGTTTGTAGGTCTCGCTAATTATAGTCGATTAATGGGGGATTCCATCTTTTGGACCGCCTTAAGTAATACGTTTATTATCTTTATTTTCCAAGTTCCGATTATGTTAATTTTGGCGATGATATTGGCGAGTGTTTTAAATAGTCAGTTGTTAAAGTTGAAAGGTTTTTTTCGAGTATCGTTTTTCTTACCGGCGGTCACATCTCTCGTTGCTTATTCTCTCTTGTTTTCTGTGATGCTACAAGATAACGGCCTGTTTAACGAGCTTTTAAGTTATATAGGAATCGGCCCTATTCCGTGGTTATCAGATGCCACCTGGGCAAAAGTCTCTATTATTATGGCGATGACATGGCGCTGGACAGGATATAATATGATTATTTTTCTTGCAGCACTTCAGAATATTCCAGAAGAAATGTATGAAGCTGCGTCTATTGATGGAGCAGGGAAAATAAGACAGTTTTTCTCTATTACAATACCAAATTTAAAACCTATCATTCTATTTGCGGGTATTTTATCGACCATTGGGACATTGCAATTATTCGATGAGCCATTCAACTTGACGAGTGGTGGACCAGGTAATGCGACGATGACACTTGGGCTTTATATTTATGAAAATGGTTTTGAGTATTTTGACTTCAGTTATGGTAGTGCAGTGGCATATGTGGTTGTTGTGTTAGTAGCCGTGTTATCGTTTGTCCAATTCAAATTTACGGGTGATAAGTCATGA
- the gtfA gene encoding sucrose phosphorylase, which produces MALKNKVQLITYPDSLGGNLQALNHVLSTYFPKTFQGGVHILPPFPSSGDRGFAPLTYLEIEPEFGTWDDIKTIGEEYDVLLDLMVNHISRKSKYFQDFLKKGRKSAYADYFITLDKIWGDGEPVQEDIDKMFLRRSLPYSTFTIEETGEEEKVWTTFGKTDPSEQIDLDVKSEKVKQLFYDFFHNFKQNNVKIVRLDAVGYVIKKLGTSCFFVEPDIYQFLDWIKDLADSLDIALLPEVHAHYTIQYKLAEHGCWIYDFILPYRILDTLINKNSTALYDYLETRPEKQFTMLDCHDGIPVKPDMDDLIDTKEAKELVDVCLERGSNLSLIMSDEHKDVDGFDVHQIRCSYYSVLNCDDDAYLAARAIQLFTPGIPQVYYVGLLAGENNHKKIEETGDGREINRQNFSVEEIEASLEKDVVQRLLKLIDFRNDYEAFNGDFSVQKSADHEVIMGWVKDGKQCSLFIDLNNSQSIIKYTGENGEIIKYYV; this is translated from the coding sequence ATGGCATTAAAAAATAAAGTACAGCTAATCACTTATCCAGATTCTTTAGGGGGAAATTTGCAAGCTCTTAACCATGTACTTTCCACTTATTTTCCTAAAACGTTTCAAGGTGGTGTGCATATTCTCCCTCCTTTTCCTTCATCGGGAGATAGAGGATTTGCACCATTAACCTATTTAGAAATCGAGCCTGAATTTGGAACTTGGGATGATATTAAAACCATTGGTGAAGAGTATGATGTCTTGTTAGATTTGATGGTTAATCACATTTCTAGAAAGTCGAAATACTTTCAAGATTTTTTAAAAAAGGGTCGAAAATCAGCATATGCAGACTACTTTATTACACTAGATAAAATATGGGGAGATGGGGAACCCGTCCAAGAAGATATTGACAAAATGTTTTTACGTCGCTCATTACCATACTCCACGTTCACGATTGAAGAAACCGGAGAGGAAGAAAAGGTCTGGACGACGTTTGGGAAAACCGACCCTTCTGAACAAATCGATCTTGACGTAAAGTCTGAGAAAGTCAAACAGCTTTTCTACGATTTCTTTCATAACTTTAAACAAAACAATGTGAAGATTGTGAGATTAGATGCTGTTGGATATGTGATCAAAAAACTCGGTACAAGCTGCTTCTTTGTTGAACCAGACATTTATCAGTTTTTAGATTGGATTAAAGACCTGGCTGATTCTTTAGATATCGCATTATTACCTGAAGTCCATGCTCATTATACGATTCAATATAAGCTGGCAGAACACGGCTGCTGGATATATGATTTTATTCTACCTTATAGAATTCTAGATACGTTGATTAACAAAAACAGTACTGCTCTTTACGATTATCTTGAAACGAGACCGGAAAAGCAGTTTACGATGTTAGACTGTCATGACGGTATTCCAGTTAAACCAGATATGGATGACTTAATTGATACAAAGGAAGCAAAAGAATTAGTGGATGTATGTTTGGAGAGAGGCTCTAACTTAAGTTTAATTATGTCTGATGAACATAAAGATGTGGATGGGTTTGATGTTCATCAAATTAGGTGCTCATATTATTCTGTACTTAACTGTGACGATGATGCTTACTTAGCAGCCAGAGCTATTCAACTTTTTACACCAGGAATACCACAAGTCTACTATGTAGGGCTTTTGGCAGGAGAAAATAATCACAAAAAAATAGAAGAAACCGGTGACGGAAGGGAAATAAACCGACAGAACTTTAGTGTTGAAGAAATCGAGGCGTCACTAGAAAAAGACGTCGTACAGCGATTATTAAAATTAATCGACTTTAGAAATGACTACGAAGCATTTAATGGAGACTTCAGTGTACAAAAGTCAGCGGATCATGAAGTTATAATGGGATGGGTGAAAGACGGAAAACAGTGCTCATTGTTTATTGATTTAAATAATAGTCAATCTATCATCAAGTATACCGGTGAAAATGGCGAAATTATTAAGTATTATGTATAA
- a CDS encoding ABC transporter substrate-binding protein produces MKKTVLLCSAMVMMLAACGNEETTDNATDNNGGGETQTLTAWAWNINIPVLEEAAERFAEENPGFELDIVEQGTPDVYQQITTGLQAGGQGLPDIMLIEDDRVQGYLNSFPEAFLDLSEYGFDDEHGEKFPEFKTELLTLNDSIYGVPFDAGPAGVFYRVDLFEEAGIDANQIETWDDFIEAGHTLREELDVALTGIDINNDDGVYRMMLNQQGTFYFNEEGEINLNSQESIQAMEVVKRLHEEGLNENLVGWDAWLGGLANGNVATAPSGAWLTGSLTEQAPNLEGDWDVMPLPAFEEGGNRAANLGGSNYMISANSENPDLAYDFMAFFATSEEVQLAAMEGGLFPSLNTIYEEGVFSEPVAYFNDQPIWEMFAGMMEDIPYANYTGNYAVARDEAETAQAEAVGGRSVEEALERAANQLDNRIN; encoded by the coding sequence ATGAAAAAAACAGTTTTGTTGTGTTCTGCTATGGTTATGATGCTTGCTGCTTGTGGAAATGAAGAAACGACTGACAATGCCACAGATAATAATGGTGGAGGGGAGACTCAGACTCTGACAGCATGGGCTTGGAATATTAACATCCCTGTATTGGAAGAGGCGGCTGAACGTTTTGCTGAAGAGAATCCAGGTTTTGAATTAGATATTGTAGAGCAAGGAACACCAGATGTTTATCAACAGATTACAACAGGGCTTCAGGCAGGGGGACAAGGACTGCCTGACATCATGCTTATAGAAGATGATCGTGTTCAAGGTTACTTAAATTCATTCCCAGAAGCTTTTCTGGATTTGTCAGAATACGGTTTTGACGATGAGCATGGCGAGAAATTTCCAGAATTTAAAACAGAGTTATTAACGTTAAATGACAGCATATACGGCGTGCCGTTTGATGCAGGACCAGCAGGTGTTTTTTACAGAGTAGATTTATTTGAAGAAGCAGGAATTGACGCGAATCAAATAGAAACGTGGGATGATTTCATAGAAGCAGGCCATACGTTAAGGGAAGAACTGGATGTTGCTTTAACGGGAATTGATATTAACAATGATGACGGCGTTTACAGAATGATGCTGAATCAGCAAGGGACATTTTATTTTAATGAAGAAGGCGAAATCAATTTGAACTCTCAAGAATCTATACAAGCCATGGAAGTCGTCAAACGGCTTCATGAGGAAGGCTTAAATGAAAATCTTGTAGGGTGGGATGCATGGCTTGGTGGGCTTGCTAACGGTAACGTGGCAACGGCGCCTTCAGGCGCATGGTTAACTGGTTCATTGACTGAACAGGCGCCTAACTTGGAAGGGGATTGGGATGTTATGCCACTTCCAGCCTTTGAAGAAGGTGGGAACCGGGCAGCTAACCTTGGAGGAAGTAACTATATGATATCAGCAAACTCTGAAAATCCAGATCTTGCTTATGATTTTATGGCCTTTTTCGCAACATCTGAAGAGGTGCAACTTGCCGCAATGGAAGGCGGATTATTCCCATCTTTAAACACGATATATGAGGAAGGGGTCTTTTCAGAACCAGTTGCTTATTTTAATGATCAACCGATTTGGGAAATGTTTGCAGGAATGATGGAAGATATTCCATACGCTAACTACACTGGAAATTACGCTGTGGCGAGAGATGAAGCAGAAACGGCCCAAGCAGAAGCCGTTGGTGGGCGCTCAGTTGAAGAGGCGTTAGAACGAGCAGCCAATCAACTGGACAATCGTATAAACTAG